The Piliocolobus tephrosceles isolate RC106 unplaced genomic scaffold, ASM277652v3 unscaffolded_9607, whole genome shotgun sequence sequence TCCAGGAGGGCTCAGGAGGGCGGGTTCCAGGATCCTCAGGCCCGCACTGAGGACTGCCCTTCCGGCCAGTGCTCAAGGAGGATTGCTGCCCTGGGGACTCAATCAGCCACTGCCCATGAAAACCAGAATCCTGTCGCCAGGCTCCATGCAGCCCAAAGAACCCCACAGGCCCTCAGGGACCCTGCTCTGCCCACAACCCAGTGTCAGCCTGGCCACTGTGGCCCTCACCCCACCCAACTCCATCCCCCGCAAACCTCACCTCCAGTTTCCCACAGCAGAGGCGAGGCCGGCTGGAACACTGAATGAAGTTTATTGAAGAGAAACATGTACTGAAACATTGAAGAGAAGGGAACCACAACACAGAGAGAAACTGCAAACGGTCACCACAGGACACAGGTCCCAAACAGGTCCCGGGCCCCCTCCTCCTGGGGTTCCTGGCAAGGCGCCTCATCTACCCGCCCTCCTGCTGCCGACCCTGCTGCCACTTCCCTCCTTCCTGAGGGCCCCAGGGTCTGCCTCTTGCCAGGACAGTGGACTCTGGCAGTGTCCACCGGCTTCAGGGAGCCCCCTCCCAAGCCCATCCGCTGGGGCAGGGCCCTGTCCTATGGCCCTCACAGGACACCAAAAACACAGCAGGGAACACCCCCCCAAGTCAAAGAAACTGAGTCACAAGTAACAACAGGAGTAGAACGCCAAAGCACAAAGCTCCCCGGGGAGCCTCAGGCAGGGCAAGTCTGCTCTGTCCCAGGTCCAGTTCTTCCTCACACAGTCATGGTCACCATCATGGTCACAGTCACCATCGTGGTCATGCTCACCATAGCAGTCACAGGACGAGTATCCACCGTGCCCTGGCGCCTCCTTCCACCATCTCCCAGGACTGTGCTGGGGGCCTTCGGGGAGGAGCTGCTCAGAGAAGAACACACACAGCTCCACGAGAACGAGCAGCCCCTGGCCTAGGTCTACACCAGGAAAGCAGAGGTGGTGCTCACGTGCTCACGACAAGGGACAGATAGCAGCGAGCAGAGCCTGGGCTCGTAGGAAGCTCACAGCATGTGCCCCGGGCCCAGAGGCGGCTACACTGATGGGTGCACAGCGTATAACTTTGTGTAGGAACAACGGCTAGCGGTGGGTGAGTGGGTGTCTGCTGGACGCGTGGGTCACTATGGGGCCTACACAGGTGAGGGTGGGCTTCCAGGAACAGGGGGCAGCCTGCCCCAGGGATGGCAAGTAGGGGCCACCTCTTGGGAAATGCAGGCAGGTGGCACCCTTGAGAGAGCCTCTTTCCCCTGTCTCTCCCAACACAGGACAAGGGGTGGGGGCAGACATCGTCAGGCTGGCTGCTCAGGGCTCCCTCCAGGCCAGCTCCCCATTTGGTATCAAACGTGGTCATCTGGGTCACTGGGAAGGACTGGTGATGGTGGCCAGGGCCCcttgggggaggtgggaggcacAGCTCCAAACGTGGGGTGAGGGACTGGCCTTGGCCTGGCCTCCATCTGCCTCCAGGGTGCTGCTGCCTGGGAGGAGAGGAGCCCTCGGGGCCCTCAGACCCTATTTGCCCGGGGGGGGCTTGGGCTTGCCCACCTCCCCAGTCCCGTCCTCATCCTCGTTTTCTGACTCCTCCAAGATGGGCTTGAGCCCCTCCTGGGGAggctcctcagcctcctggcctccGACCTGGACAAGGCCCTCTGGCTCCCAGCTGGGACCTCCTGGGGCCATGTCGACTCCACTGCCCATCCGGGCTCGGAGGCCCCCAGGGGCGTCGGGGGGCCTTGCCTGACCTAGGCCTTCAAGGCATGCAGGGGCATTTTCAACTTCCCCAGTGGCAGGGGCGCCCCTGGCAGCCTCTTTGGTGGCAGAAGCAGCCTCAGCAGCATCATCCACTCTGGGATCAGCCTCGCTGGTGTTCCCCTGGGTTGGGGAGGCCTGGGCGGCATCTCCACCGGCAGGGGCCGCCTGGATGGCAGCTGGGTCTTCACTCTCCACTGGGGCTGCTGGCCAGGCCGCACACTGCTGGCTCCTCGCTGGGGAGGCCGCCAACGCCTCCGTGTCCCGGATGAGCCGCAGCAGCCTCAGGAAGCCGGGTGGCCTCCTCTCCAGCTGCATCCTCCTCAGGGTATCCTGAAGCGCCTCACTGGGGTGGGCCCGAGACAGCACCTGCCGCAGTCGCAGGTAGTTGGCCATGGCTGGGTGGACGGCCCCCTTCTCCACGGCCTTCTGCAGCAGGCCTTCCAGGCGCACCACGAAGACAAACAGCCCCTCCTGGGGCCCCTGCGTGCAGGTCAGGAACTTCATCCGCGAGGTCATCCACGTATCCCGGCTCCTAAACACCTGCCCCAGCGCCGTCAGGCAGTCCTGCACAGAGAAGTCGGGCTCTTCCTCCAGGAGGCCGCTCACGATATCCAGGGCCAGGCCATCCAAGCTGTCCAGCATCcgcctccttctctccctttccgACGCGTGGCACCACAGCTGCAGCATATCCTTGGCATCCTCCAACCAGCTCTCAAAGGATTCTTCCACGCAGCCTGGCTGCTCCCTCCCGGAAAAGGGTCTCAGTTCCCGGTAGGCCATAGTTTTCACCAGAGGCCGCAGGGTCTGGCTCCATGATTGGGTCCAGGCCTCTACCTCACCTGCACCTACTGCCTCACCTACAGCTCCTGCCTCATCTTCACCTCCTTCCTCACCTGCACCTCCTGCCTCACCTGCACCTCCTGCCTCACCTGCACCTCCTGACTCATCTTCACCTCCTGCCTTACCTGCACCTCCTGCCTCA is a genomic window containing:
- the LOC111535856 gene encoding paraneoplastic antigen Ma6F, which translates into the protein MPLAMLRDWCRWMGANAERSLLILDIPDDCEDHEFQEAVRAALSPLGRYRQPGCVEESFESWLEDAKDMLQLWCHASERERRRRMLDSLDGLALDIVSGLLEEEPDFSVQDCLTALGQVFRSRDTWMTSRMKFLTCTQGPQEGLFVFVVRLEGLLQKAVEKGAVHPAMANYLRLRQVLSRAHPSEALQDTLRRMQLERRPPGFLRLLRLIRDTEALAASPARSQQCAAWPAAPVESEDPAAIQAAPAGGDAAQASPTQGNTSEADPRVDDAAEAASATKEAARGAPATGEVENAPACLEGLGQARPPDAPGGLRARMGSGVDMAPGGPSWEPEGLVQVGGQEAEEPPQEGLKPILEESENEDEDGTGEVGKPKPPPGK